tgtttattaaaaaacttttaaattatgtacAATGCATTTGATCTCCTGGtaaagtttttggttttggtttcttcTCTGTAATCCTTTCCCAGAATGACTTCGGTACCAGGAGCACTCCTCATCTTAAACGCCTACAGATTCGCCTCACTAGACTAAAGCCCATTAAGATCCAGACCGAGATCAAACCGGATCCAGATGAAATATCTGTTCCAGAGATGCCATCGGTTTCTACACCTGCTTCCTTGTTCACCGTTCTTCCAGCACCCATGCCCATGGATACCCCACAAACTCCGCCTCCGTCACTGGCCAAGATCGTTGAGATCAATTCGGCCCCACTTCCAGCCCCAGTTCAGATGCCACTTCCATTATCGACAGCGTGCTCCCTTTCTGAAAAAAGCGAGGTTTTGGCAATGGGAGTGGGATCGGCACCTGTTAGAGGAACTGGAGTTGGATTAGGAGTTGGGTTGCGGGGCGAAGACGAATTCACCTTCTTTGGGCTAAGTGTAGCTGCCCAAATTCGAAACATGCCTTTAGCCAATGCAATGGTAATACAATCTAAAATCCAGTATATGATCTCCATGGAGCGCCGTAAGATTAATGGTCACCCTAACGATGTGGATATGTTTAACTAAAAACCAGTTGAAAAAGACAGACCCAAGTTATTTTATGTTGAAATCTAAATATTGTCTGAGCAAGAGCCATACATGTCTTTTCTAATTTTGAAGAAATACTTTTTGACAGACTTTCTATAATAACGTCTTGCACTGAACGAAACCATATCTGTGAATACGATTCTAGTTATTTGATTGAATAATTTGAAAGAACTTCcttaatttaagttattttaacaTTCTCTCTTGGCGAAAATATTTTAGCcaacattttgtaaaaaatccttatccaaaataaaagttaaaaaaaattgtttgaatgAAGAGAAAATTGTGCTTAACTTAACACGGGTATATTATTTcgatacaaaaatgtttactttcaCTTTGTCAAGAACTCaaagattaaattttaagttatctGGTACCACAGGTAAGGACTCACAGAAGgaatttttttagaacttaCAAAAACTATAGTTGTTcagttaatataataaaaaaattgttttgaacgtttttacatataaatttaaaataactttttcaaaaaaggACAAGGTTTTACATACTTTTGTACTTCGTAAAATCGAAATATTGATCATCATATCAAAATATCTTTCTGTTTATAAACAAGATTTTCAtcctaaaaatgtatttggcTTATTGTCCTTACTGGTTTCAGTTTGCGAGAGTTCACTGTGCCGCCGGAAGAAAGCAGAGAAGCAGAAACGGGAGAAAGTAAAAGCAAACTGTACTGTACCGCAAAAAGCAAAGAAGAGAGCGAAATAACCTcagcctctgcctctgccgaAGTCGGCAGAGACGCTCTCTTAATGTTTGAAGGTGTAAAATACACGCATGTAGACTGCGTGTAAATATGACATAATGTAATGCGGTTTGTATgattcctaaaaaaaaaatgctctGCTAACGATAACCATGGTTTAACTGaggacatatattttttatgccgattttggcatttttatcTGGCATGacgcatacatacacacactcgCTGTGTTTGCTCAATAAATTCTCAAGAAGAGAGAAAGCCGAGACTCTGAAACCGGACgacaagcaacaacaaaacgcacggctattgttgttttttggttattaTCTTTGCCAGTTTATTCGCAACATTTGAACACCCTACCCAAAATCGGAAGCGGTTCCAGCAGCGACTTCACAGGCGACCTTCGAGTGGGCAACCGGTAAGATCGATGGCATCACACCCACAGCAGGTGGTACTTTCCGAGGGACTTCCCCTGTTTTAAACACAGTGGAACATCCTTCACTATCTGCGCtacaaataaattcattaacaAATGGATGATAAATTTCAGTTATTAAATTTgcttgcaatatttttttttttcatagaaacatttttagtttttggtaatTCTTAAATGTGAATGGTCTAGATAAATGGAtgaagttattaatttgttcaattttttttttgctttgcctCAAGAATACATAAATACTAGGTGCCGTTGGTTTTGAACTGGCCAAGGACATTTAACGACCAATTTTGTCTTGACGTGTGAGATTTTATATCCTTTTActacttttaaataaagaaatgctTATTCTAGCTTAACCATTCTAGAATACCtataaatgtaataataaaaaaaaggtttgatCGTGTTCAGTCAATATTTCAAAGTAAAGTGGTAGccataaaattacaaataaaattgtattacttTCTTTGTACAATTAAAGGCGCAAACAAACCAACTTGGACTGTGTGGTACGCCCACTCACATGGCATTATACATAGTTGCACTTTCGCGACTCGCTTTAAATTGGGTCACAAAGGAGTTAGTGTTAGTTCTGTCCTGTTGCTCTTGTTGGTTTTGCTGTTTCTTGCTGCTTcttgctgctggtggtgcaaCAATAGGCGCCATGGAATGTGCCGAAGATACTGAACTTGGCCGTGGTTGTGGATGCCGAtggggtatgggtatgggtgtgggtatgggtgtgggtgtgggtatGGATGTGGGTATGGCATGGGCATTCGCATTACCCTCCAATTGTCGCTTGTTATTGCTAGCGGCCGGCAATCTCTACGCAAACACACACcagcaaaacaacaaaaacacggCACCGGGCCATTCGTATTATTTAGCGAACCCTCAGTTCTACCCCAACCAccttttccccctttttggcGCACATGCATCGTCGCACCATCAGCTGTTTGGGAGAAACGAACATCGTGAGAGGTGGAACCAGAATCCGAAACAGAAATCAAAAGAGAACCAAAACGTATAGCGTTATAGGTAAAACGATTCATATCGTATTCTGATTCTGAAAATGGTACGTCGATAACCACCTGTTTATTAAGAAGAAAGGAGCAGAAACGGGATTAAAAGTCTCCTATTCCAAAGGATCTGCCAACCAATATGATGTGGTTGCCCACTCACCCTTAAGAACCATCCAAATAACccccaaataaataaataaacctaacaaaacaatatttttttttgctaaaatgCATTTGCTGTTGGCGTTGAATCTAATGCAGTCACCATTGAACAGGAAAGTTCTAAGTTTAAAGATACAAATAAGTATCTATCtttaaagcaacaaaaactgtgtatttattttggtcaaccttttagtttaataagcgatcggtttattttttttttgattaccAGGGCAAAAAATGACGAGTTTTTAAAGGATTTTCTAAAAAAGATTAACATATGTATCTTCTCTACAATTCTACAAAGtgccttaaaatattaaaaactttataaaacttGTTTTCAATAACACTAAAACACCTTCTCCAAGAAGATGACTTGACTAAacttgcaattaaaattaacgaCATTTAAACCTTATTATATGAATTTGGGCAAAGGGGAAACTTCATAACTTCATTAGCCTCATTTTAATCACTACTAAACGATCCCCTACAAAAAGTGGCGCCAAAAAGTTAGTTTCCCCCGAAGCGCAAGACCCTCTATAAAACATAACCGTTAAGGCATAAACCAAGTACGTTTAGTCCATATGCCAAGCATATTGGTTCGAGTAGATGGGAAAAGCGACGCAGCGATGAGGagcggcaacaacaagtgCACCGTATTCCATGTTCCTTGTACTGTAAGCTGTATACTGTAGCCCCTGCCCGGAATGTTTGCCTGCATCCTGCTGTGAGCACTTCAGTCTCCTGATTGTCTGCACAAGGATATACGTATGTATGCatgagtgtgtgtgctggCAACATTCACTTACTCAAGGCAACTCAAGCAGTTTAGTTCTTATGAAAGGCACAAAATACTCGACCCTACAGTCCGCACACATACCGAATAAATGTGAGACGTTTTGCAGGCGACCCGAAGACAGGGTCCATATTCTCATGTCGCCTGTCCGCGTCCTGGCAGCAGGAATCATCCTAAGCTGGGTGGGCAGGGTCTAAGGAAAGAGGAACACCCAGGCATCAAGGATCTCATAGCGGAGTGCCTCGTACATACAAAAGGACCGCGGCCTCCAATACTCTTAGGCCATTACCAAGATGAAAAGTTGCAGCAGAATGTGGCAGAAATCAAGAATGTGTTTCCATGGGGTATATACTACATATACTTGAGGATCAACTTTCTTAAATCTTGCTAAGCTTACTggatttattgtttaataggaacacatttaaaatttaaagttttggaACATTCTCTATTGTTTGTAAACCACCACGAACTATTTACTAAATATTTgtgcttttattatttgtattagaCAACTTATCATTAAGTACTTAAGTATTCtctgtataaatataaagtttatttatcctaatgattttacttatttattctttttatacaaaattgtatacagtttactttcatttctatttaattttggatctcaagaatttaaaaaatgatttattttgtgATATAAGGTCAACCAATGaggttaattaattttgaatatatgtgAGAATAAATAGAGACAAGACAATTGAAAtgatactaaaaaaaattatttaagttttcaaaatatttattgtaaaaataagtaGGTTAAGAAATTTTGGTATATTCTGTATATCCTAAGGATAGCTCTTTTTCGGGGTCTACTCCCCGTAGAGCATCCGTTCTTCGATCGGACTGCTCTCTACAGCTCTGACACACCCAAGTACATACGCAGGCAGGCTCGTTATATCCACATCCTGTCAAATGTGCGCCTCATGCGTCCCCATTTCGATGAAGCGTCGCCAGTTCGCTCGGCTCGTTAGCTGGTTCGTTTTTGCATACTCCTCCCGAAAGCGTATTCCCCTCCTCAACATCCTGCAGGCCGCCGACGAGCCACGACCGGCAGGAGACCCCTTTATCCACATCCACTTCCACTCCACTCCTGACCGACCGACAATTGCCACCACCGAAAGCCGCCGCCAGTAGCGTCGGTCCGCCGACTGCAGCCCGCTTGGGTCTctcacctccacctccacctcacCTCCACCTCCGCATCCATCTCCCGGAATCGAAACCAACACCAGGCCATGGCACAGCCCACCCAGCACCCCACCCCGGCGATGCCGTCCGACGGGCCGTTGGCTTCATGGCGGTGGCAGGCTCTCGGTGTGCTTCACAGACACACGGCTGAAATGAGACGACAAACAACCATAATAATCGACCGACCCACTGGCACGGTGGGACCAACGAGCAACGCGAAAAATGTGCATTTCTGGATCTTataatattgtaaaattatCCGGATTTTGTTATAGCCGAGATATTATGTGTTGCGAAGCAACCCCTTGTTTGTAGGCACCCCGAATTGTTTTGCGTTGAGGTCAACGATCTGTAAAATACATGTCCTGTCCCATCAGAGAATACAGTTGCACAATCTTTGAAAagaatatttgcattttaccATTTATCTTGATTAACAATATCcataattttgtttacca
The sequence above is a segment of the Drosophila gunungcola strain Sukarami chromosome 2R unlocalized genomic scaffold, Dgunungcola_SK_2 000027F, whole genome shotgun sequence genome. Coding sequences within it:
- the LOC128256699 gene encoding uncharacterized protein LOC128256699, giving the protein MSMTSPASVALPYRFSDDRTVKFVELYGREPCLWNKRPYLRRARNAAYRRIQAGINADIEPYETCLTIQGVKMKIKNLRTGYHQELKKIRSISGYQPKTPWFAPLHGFLAEFLDTNDFGTRSTPHLKRLQIRLTRLKPIKIQTEIKPDPDEISVPEMPSVSTPASLFTVLPAPMPMDTPQTPPPSLAKIVEINSAPLPAPVQMPLPLSTACSLSEKSEVLAMGVGSAPVRGTGVGLGVGLRGEDEFTFFGLSVAAQIRNMPLANAMVIQSKIQYMISMERRKINGHPNDVDMFN